In one Silene latifolia isolate original U9 population chromosome 10, ASM4854445v1, whole genome shotgun sequence genomic region, the following are encoded:
- the LOC141607224 gene encoding uncharacterized protein LOC141607224 — translation MYHLEGIFDHCPCTMKLTSEVRPQNRCFKYFNMWGKDLDFLDTVQANWRVPLYGYKMFQFVKKLKILKQPLKELNRAGYANIETTTKVALKHLHSKQLQLQGDPTNIDLQQAVKDAALLYKERETAMRSFLAQKAKTQWLSDGDDNTHYFHSIIKARRMQNRILGIGDMDGNTHTTSTDIEEAFIKYYKQSLGTQTKVVKVHRGIVQNGKLFFKDSFDITGVDLCSAVKEFFSAGRMLKQVNSTTLTLISKKDRPLTVADFRPIACCNVVYKVISKVICARLATMLPDIISENQSAFLKGRDIVDNILICHDLVRLYKRKACSPRCLMKVDLKKAYDSVE, via the exons ATGTATCATCTTGAGGGAATTTTTGATCACTGCCCGTGCACTATGAAGCTCACCTCTGAAGTAAGGCCACAGAATAGATGCTTTAAATACTTCAACATGTGGGGGAAGGATCTTGATTTCCTTGATACTGTTCAAGCTAACTGGAGGGTTCCTTTGTATGGGTACAAAATGTTCCAATTTGTTAAGAAACTTAAAATATTGAAACAGCCCCTGAAAGAGCTTAACAGAGCTGGATATGCCAACATTGAGACCACCACTAAGGTTGCATTGAAGCATCTTCATAGCAAGCAGCTGCAGTTGCAGGGTGACCCTACTAATATTGATTTACAGCAGGCAGTTAAGGATGCTGCTCTCCTCTATAAAGAACGTGAGACAGCTATGAGAAGTTTTCTTGCACAAAAAGCTAAAACTCAATGGCTGAGTGATGGTGATGACAATACTCATTACTTTCACAGTATCATCAAAGCTCGTAGGATGCAGAATAGGATCCTTGGAATAGGTGATATGGATGGCAATACTCATACTACCTCTACTGATATTGAAGAAGCTTTTATAAAATACTATAAACAGAGTCTGGGTACTCAAACTAAGGTGGTTAAGGTTCATAGGGGCATAGTCCAGAATGGCAAGTTG TTTTTTAAAGATTCTTTTGATATTACTGGAGTCGATCTATGTAGTGCTGTGAAAGAATTTTTCTCTGCTGGAAGAATGCTTAAACAAGTCAACTCCACCACCTTGACTCTAATTTCTAAGAAGGACAGACCATTGACAGTGGCGGATTTCAGACCAATTGCATGTTGCAATGTGGTCTATAAAGTAATCTCTAAAGTGATTTGTGCCAGATTAGCAACTATGCTGCCAGATATCATTAGTGAGAATCAGAGTGCGTTTTTAAAGGGGAGGGACATTGTTGATAACATTTTGATATGTCATGATCTGGTGAGGCTATACAAGAGAAAAGCTTGCTCCCCTAGGTGTCTAATGAAGGTGGACCTCAAGAAGGCATATGACTCTGTTGAATAG